From the Rhinatrema bivittatum chromosome 3, aRhiBiv1.1, whole genome shotgun sequence genome, one window contains:
- the DDN gene encoding dendrin codes for MDSRRWLGKDCKMPGKEYRMPGRYSTVPGKDHEMPGRYSTVPGKEYRMPGRYSTVPGKDHEMPGRYSTVPGKDHEMPGRYSTVPGKEYRMPGRHSTVPGKDYEMPGRHSTVPGKDYEMPGRHSIVPGKEYRVPGRYSTVLGKDHEMLGRHSTEPGKDHEMPGKYLEMQYATGLPYRPVQGTRIHSPQLTQDSTSWQAAPAHASLFKSFSSGRNIQKTEEERWERRGKDKNKMKECVQKEVRKAKAAALEKEKPQKEVKDPARKRRKGTPEALMDWRSPSQSGKHRRRERFKEWSQDTNSMYERRKPPYHRDNREKDLTPPLWVRVSEAKVATLGQDSSRIRDQIQNPPTYVESRSDVRMKKQLRHHGPRNSKECPQERSKYAEIYNGMEDLPSYEMCMMMRCRSEQDLWDSATENELKTPRKRVLPPPYKPPPAYEAQHRILKVKRNRVNNSGQKPSKDAKPGKAAIRSRVQREEPDRCKKGEDQEYVECFNPNQDQPYHIMKNTTEENVGFVETRREEMGTEKRIKFDPKIYRNVMSGWKLPQGLSTWSRFLKHQETEGSQREGIAPPSQMQEDAENIYETVEWERLPPKSKNPLEEKLKRANLVKSHVKAGKRPGQMPFHLVSSTSEGLASSSRAALKGSMFPTANGPSAGHRAKEKKLRSMIKASETRYLQSQGSVKGDKIPKHSSSPCVASSSDVCQDKLPYEWGFSYTANQWQPKDKTIAVKKYYSGGEMPEQPNHLKVRHANEARLQKQTSCKPNEEIYQHSSQTLPKQSIPQHWRNNEKSWGSWDSRRLEKGNLFPIGSLMGVSGGQGLDFSKQKKVMAANRLPSTDWSWQPGLEKDYQQCSAGPKIQEAEIPCVQQTSAEHYCGQAHMSKKTPRASVENDGMFVIDATCVNVRAEYIFPPRKPWVKYVHPAQAVEEYRTAKNRELSPECSQKMNEQIYDRLPLRTPWLEPVQRNHLTQGNELPFDSSERVSGGLGILQEERRPHSLPVCHHPRSKTLKEGITRILGLSLTDLNPPEAGQNSNTDSTANVHQNSNNGTGRQGSNEPRQTIGDDIVPKCLTGVSGHVSKTKDNCQLKGHMICNSTIENMTNQEVPTKYSLYLGIVYKPSLDFNDQQGEGHLCPELIATERDNTNVNDPAADQQAVRSPTSMDTTLIPEGELNLNMWERIYPPTDLLQESNIDTVEEPNLLNVRKIVDPLIVDEMPSYLSTGAVSYLPLQEQDYAQTEHSQQIRAIEVKEEPRFETNGKTTCPSVAHKVADGLIENEGLVLHPVNEVICAETVLPTEKIFDYAEDHKLGKDEITDPLRVGDPLRVGELADGVPVGDGTILVPVKEEVYPQLEHFQDPGTSRTETKPGHCNDGEFSHDQTLGSHVIVANGCPGDDGPGHISLKSKAWPPSKLSQESSSMSGWSMNLNKYKKNIERTPVKHHYIKKPGFYAKDLREAVSRIRRHTAPDSDTDEDQDSKSPGMIEMAPGDGVTRREGQVDVATTSSSSDGYDSDVTVIVCDETSDLSREKTTGQVLPFLQDAVSDIAGRSGDSEEPSQGKAQRSSDPDHLASMKPPEGWLQPTQDSQYCIELSIRSEDLDTNTEREKGRGDVDLGIYIEKVLEELTRAEMELFGMNQDEGTETQPSAGESSNQG; via the coding sequence gTATCTTGAAATGCAGTATGCAACAGGCCTGCCATATAGACCAGTCCAGGGTACCAGAATCCATAGTCCTCAACTGACACAGGATTCCACCAGCTGGCAGGCTGCTCCTGCACATGCTTCTCTCTTCAAAAGCTTCAGTTCGGGGAGAAATATTCAGAAGACAGaggaagaaagatgggagagaagagggaaggataaaaataaaatgaaagagtgTGTGCAAAAAGAGGTCAGAAAGGCAAAGGCGGCAGCACTAGAGAAGGAAAAACCACAAAAGGAAGTAAAGGACCCAGCCAGAAAACGAAGAAAGGGCACTCCCGAGGCACTAATGGACTGGAGAAGCCCCAGTCAGTCTGGGAagcacaggagaagagagaggtttAAGGAGTGGTCCCAGGATACCAACTCTATGTACGAGAGAAGGAAACCTCCTTACCACAGAGATAACAGGGAAAAGGATTTAACTCCTCCACTTTGGGTGCGGGTTTCAGAGGCAAAAGTAGCCACGCTAGGCCAGGACAGTAGTAGGATACGGGACCAAATTCAGAACCCACCAACATATGTTGAGTCTAGATCAGATGTAAGAATGAAAAAACAACTTCGGCACCATGGGCCTAGGAATAGTAAAGAATGTCCACAGGAAAGGTCAAAATATGCAGAAATCTACAATGGAATGGAAGACTTGCCAAGTTATGAGATGTGCATGATGATGAGGTGCAGGTCAGAGCAGGATCTGTGGGACAGCGCAACAGAAAATGAACTGAAGACTCCACGAAAGCGGGTGCTGCCCCCACCTTACAAACCACCTCCTGCGTATGAAGCTCAGCATCGGATCCTTAAAGTGAAGAGGAATCGAGTTAATAATTCAGGTCAAAAACCCTCAAAAGATGCAAAACCAGGGAAGGCAGCAATAAGATCCAGAGTCCAGAGGGAGGAGCCTGATAGGTGCAAAAAGGGTGAAGATCAAGAGTATGTGGAGTGTTTCAACCCAAACCAAGACCAGCCCTATCATATCATGAAGAATACTACTGAAGAGAATGTCGGATTTGTAGAAACCAGAAGGGAAGAGATGGGTACTgaaaagaggataaagtttgaCCCGAAAATCTATAGAAATGTGATGTCTGGTTGGAAGCTACCTCAAGGCTTAAGCACTTGGAGCAGATTCTTAAAACACCAAGAAACTGAAGGTTCTCAGAGGGAGGGTATTGCACCACCATCTCAGATGCAAGAAGATGCAGAAAACATCTATGAGACTGTGGAATGGGAAAGGCTACCACCAAAATCCAAGAATCCTCTTGAGGAAAAACTCAAAAGGGCAAATTTGGTGAAGAGCCATGTCAAAGCAGGCAAGAGGCCAGGGCAGATGCCCTTCCACTTGGTTTCCAGCACGAGTGAAGGTTTGGCTTCATCTTCAAGAGCAGCACTAAAAGGTTCCATGTTCCCCACGGCTAATGGACCAAGTGCAGGACACAGGGCCAAGGAGAAAAAGTTACGCAGCATGATTAAGGCATCAGAGACTAGGTACTTGCAAAGCCAGGGCAGTGTAAAAGGAGATAAAATTCCAAAACACTCCTCTAGCCCTTGTGTGGCTAGCTCCAGTGATGTATGCCAGGATAAGTTACCTTATGAGTGGGGCTTCAGCTACACCGCTAATCAGTGGCAGCCCAAGGATAAGACAATAGCTGTTAAGAAGTACTACAGTGGTGGGGAGATGCCTGAACAGCCAAACCACCTTAAAGTACGTCATGCAAATGAAGCAAGACTCCAAAAACAAACATCCTGCAAGCCAAATGAGGAAATCTACCAGCATTCCAGCCAGACATTGCCCAAGCAAAGCATCCCACAGCACTGGAGGAATAATGAGAAGAGTTGGGGCTCCTGGGATAGCAGAAGGTTGGAAAAGGGAAATCTGTTTCCTATTGGAAGTTTGATGggagtttctggaggacagggtTTAGATTTTTCAAAGCAGAAAAAAGTCATGGCAGCCAACAGGCTGCCAAGCACAGATTGGAGCTGGCAGCCTGGTTTGGAAAAAGATTACCAGCAATGCAGTGCTGGTCCTAAAATCCAAGAAGCTGAAATTCCATGTGTGCAGCAGACTTCAGCAGAACATTATTGTGGACAAGCCCACATGTCAAAGAAGACACCTCGAGCATCAGTGGAGAATGATGGAATGTTTGTCATAGATGCCACCTGTGTGAATGTTAGGGCTGAATATATTTTCCCACCTAGGAAACCGTGGGTaaaatatgtacaccctgcaCAAGCTGTGGAGGAGTATAGAACAGCAAAGAACCGGGAACTTTCTCCAGAATGTTCTCAAAAAATGAACGAACAAATCTATGACAGACTTCCTCTGAGGACTCCTTGGCTGGAGCCAGTTCAAAGGAACCATCTGACACAAGGGAATGAGCTGCCATTTGATAGCAGTGAAAGGGTGTCTGGAGGACTTGGCATCCTACAAGAAGAACGACGCCCTCATTCTTTGCCAGTATGCCATCACCCAAGAAGTAAGACCCTGAAGGAAGGAATaaccaggattttaggtctttccCTTACAGACTTGAACCCACCGGAAGCAGGGCAGAATAGCAATACAGATAGCACAGCAAATGTGCATCAGAATTCTAACAATGGCACTGGAAGGCAAGGGAGCAATGAGCCACGTCAAACCATAGGAGATGATATAGTTCCTAAGTGCCTGACTGGTGTTTCGGGCCATGTTTCAAAAACCAAAGACAACTGTCAATTAAAAGGACACATGATTTGCAATAGTACTATAGAAAATATGACTAACCAAGAGGTTCCCACAAAATATTCTCTGTATCTGGGTATTGTGTATAAGCCATCACTTGATTTTAATGACCAACAAGGTGAAGGTCACCTTTGTCCAGAGCTGATAGCAACAGAGAGAGACAATACTAATGTAAATGATCCAGCAGCAGACCAACAGGCTGTGAGAAGTCCTACATCAATGGACACCACATTAATTCCAGAGGGTGAGCTAAACCTGAACATGTGGGAAAGAATCTATCCTCCAACTGATCTTCTCCAAGAAAGCAATATTGATACTGTGGAAGAGCCAAATCTTTTGAACGTAAGGAAGATCGTGGATCCTTTGATAGTAGATGAGATGCCTAGTTACTTATCTACAGGAGCTGTATCTTATCTTCCTTTGCAGGAACAGGACTACGCTCAGACTGAGCATTCCCAACAGATAAGAGCTATAGAGGTCAAAGAGGAGCCACGTTTTGAAACCAATGGGAAGACTACATGTCCATCTGTAGCACATAAGGTAGCTGATGGATTGATTGAAAATGAGGGACTTGTTTTACACCCTGTGAATGAGGTGATATGTGCTGAAACTGTGCTTCCCACAGAGAAAATCTTTGACTACGCTGAAGATCATAAACTTGGCAAAGATGAGATCACTGATCCATTGAGAGTAGGTGATCCATTGAGAGTAGGTGAGCTGGCTGATGGAGTGcctgtaggagatggcactatcCTGGTGCCTGTAAAAGAAGAGGTTTACCCTCAACTAGAACACTTCCAAGACCCAGGCACCAGTAGGACTGAGACAAAGCCAGGTCACTGCAATGATGGGGAATTCTCACATGACCAGACTTTGGGAAGCCATGTAATAGTGGCCAATGGATGCCCTGGAGATGATGGCCCTGGTCACATTTCCTTGAAATCTAAGGCCTGGCCTCCATCCAAGCTCTCCCAAGAGTCTAGTAGCATGTCTGGCTGGAGCATGAATcttaacaaatacaaaaaaaatattgaaaggacACCAGTGAAACATCATTATATCAAGAAACCTGGGTTCTATGCTAAGGATCTGCGGGAAGCTGTTTCCCGCATTCGACGCCACACAGCTCCTGATTCTGATACAGATGAGGATCAGGACAGTAAGTCACCGGGaatgatagaaatggcgccaggaGATGGTGTGACCAGGAGAGAAGGGCAGGTGGATGTTGCCACCACCTCCAGCAGTTCTGATGGTTATGATTCTGATGTTACAGTGATTGTGTGCGATGAGACCAGTGATCTCAGTAGAGAGAAGACAACAGGACAAGTGCTTCCATTTCTTCAAGATGCAGTTTCAGATATTGCAGGCAGATCAGGGGACTCTGAAGAACCTTCTCAAGGAAAAGCCCAGAGAAGCAGTGACCCTGATCACCTGGCTTCCATGAAGCCTCCAGAGGGATGGTTGCAGCCTACACAAGACTCCCAGTATTGTATAGAGCTGAGCATTAGATCAGAAGACCTGGACACAAATACGGAGAGAGAGAAGGGTAGGGGAGACGTGGACCTCGGCATCTACATTGAGAAAGTCCTGGAAGAGCTGACCCGGGCTGAAATGGAGCTGTTTGGAATGAATCAGGATGAAGGTACTGAAACTCAACCATCTGCAGGGGAAAGCAGTAACCAAGGATGA